From a single Streptomyces liliifuscus genomic region:
- a CDS encoding ABC transporter substrate-binding protein, which translates to MRIRTRTVVALTGVLALSLVTGCAQGGAAGSGSNTVTYWLWDANQMPAYQACAKGFEKQNPGLKVKITQMGWADYWTKLTASFIAGTEPDVFTDHIQKFGQFADLNVLEPLDDLDIDDSAYQPGLAANWTGQDGHRYGAPKDWDTVALMYNKKMVKDAGLSAAELNSLSWNTKDGGTFEKTIAHLTVDTKGKRGDEPGFDKNNVKVYGLATGGAGDSDGQTTWSPFTGSAGWNYTDKARWGSKYQYDSKTFQSVVDWYFGLAKKGYLAPFTDYTDGANPANAQVAAGKAATSFDGAWMISTYYNTKGLDVGTAPTPTGPTGKRATMMNGLADSITKNAPNKEGAKKWVRYLASDECQKTVGGYGIVFPATPEGTQAAVAAYKKKDIDVSAFTDAVTDKKDFTTFSFPVTDYAADVYALVRPAMQDVYANGAPVSDLTKTNDQVNFILGQ; encoded by the coding sequence ATGCGAATTCGTACACGTACGGTCGTGGCACTGACCGGGGTGCTCGCGCTGTCCCTGGTGACGGGCTGCGCGCAGGGCGGGGCCGCCGGATCGGGCTCCAACACGGTGACGTACTGGCTGTGGGACGCCAACCAGATGCCCGCCTACCAGGCGTGCGCCAAGGGCTTCGAGAAGCAGAACCCGGGCCTGAAGGTGAAGATCACCCAGATGGGCTGGGCCGACTACTGGACCAAGCTCACCGCGAGCTTCATCGCGGGCACCGAGCCCGACGTGTTCACCGACCACATCCAGAAGTTCGGGCAGTTCGCCGACCTGAACGTGCTGGAACCACTGGACGACCTGGACATCGACGACTCCGCCTACCAGCCGGGTCTCGCCGCCAACTGGACCGGCCAGGACGGCCACCGCTACGGCGCCCCGAAGGACTGGGACACCGTCGCGCTCATGTACAACAAGAAGATGGTCAAGGACGCCGGGCTCTCCGCGGCGGAGCTCAACAGCCTCTCCTGGAACACGAAGGACGGCGGCACCTTCGAGAAGACCATCGCGCACCTGACCGTCGACACGAAGGGCAAGCGCGGCGACGAACCGGGCTTCGACAAGAACAACGTCAAGGTCTACGGGCTCGCCACCGGCGGCGCGGGCGACAGCGACGGGCAGACCACCTGGAGCCCGTTCACCGGCTCGGCGGGCTGGAACTACACCGACAAGGCCCGCTGGGGCTCCAAGTACCAGTACGACAGCAAGACCTTCCAGTCCGTCGTCGACTGGTACTTCGGGCTGGCGAAGAAGGGCTATCTCGCGCCCTTCACCGACTACACCGACGGCGCCAACCCGGCCAACGCCCAGGTCGCCGCCGGCAAGGCGGCAACGTCCTTCGACGGAGCCTGGATGATCTCCACCTACTACAACACCAAGGGCCTCGACGTCGGCACCGCGCCCACGCCGACCGGCCCGACCGGTAAGCGGGCCACCATGATGAACGGCCTGGCCGACTCCATCACCAAGAACGCCCCCAACAAGGAGGGCGCCAAGAAGTGGGTGCGGTACCTGGCCTCCGACGAGTGCCAGAAGACCGTCGGCGGCTACGGCATCGTCTTCCCCGCCACCCCGGAAGGCACTCAGGCCGCCGTGGCCGCGTACAAGAAGAAGGACATCGACGTGTCCGCCTTCACCGACGCGGTCACCGACAAGAAGGACTTCACCACCTTCTCGTTCCCCGTCACCGACTACGCGGCGGACGTGTACGCCCTGGTGCGCCCCGCCATGCAGGACGTCTACGCCAACGGCGCCCCGGTGAGCGACCTGACCAAGACCAACGACCAGGTCAACTTCATCCTCGGACAGTGA
- a CDS encoding carbohydrate ABC transporter permease, protein MTAVTATTTKVRRTQRPRITPGKVVAWTVMAAMVLITLLPFYWILRTALSTNTALAAHPGDPLPVDLTTGGFERALGLQSTEEAIAQGGSGGGLKFWRYLINSTVVSTLITVFQILFSAMAAYAFARLRWRGRDTVFGLFLAGLMVPTIFTLLPNFVLIKQLGLVDSLLGISLPTMFMTPFAVFFMRQFFMNVPREVEEAALLDGAGKIRIFFRVMLPMASAPILTLGVLTYITSWNDYFWPLMVSYSDSSRVLTVALAIFRAQTPQSGYDWSGLMAATLIAALPMLVLFGFFARRIVSTISFTGIK, encoded by the coding sequence ATGACTGCCGTGACGGCAACGACGACGAAGGTACGGCGCACACAGCGCCCGAGGATCACCCCCGGGAAGGTCGTGGCCTGGACGGTGATGGCCGCGATGGTCCTCATCACCCTGCTGCCCTTCTACTGGATCCTGCGCACCGCGCTCTCCACGAACACGGCGCTCGCGGCCCACCCCGGCGATCCCCTGCCCGTGGACCTGACGACCGGTGGCTTCGAACGGGCCCTTGGCCTGCAGTCCACCGAGGAGGCGATCGCTCAGGGCGGCTCGGGCGGCGGGCTCAAGTTCTGGCGCTATCTGATCAATTCGACGGTCGTGTCCACCCTGATCACCGTGTTCCAGATCCTCTTCTCCGCCATGGCCGCCTACGCCTTCGCACGACTGCGGTGGCGCGGCCGGGACACGGTGTTCGGGCTGTTCCTGGCCGGGCTGATGGTGCCGACGATCTTCACACTGCTGCCGAACTTCGTGCTCATCAAGCAACTCGGCCTGGTCGACTCCCTCTTGGGCATCTCCCTGCCGACGATGTTCATGACCCCGTTCGCGGTGTTCTTCATGCGGCAGTTCTTCATGAACGTGCCCCGGGAGGTCGAGGAGGCGGCCCTGCTCGACGGGGCCGGGAAGATCCGGATCTTCTTCCGCGTCATGCTGCCGATGGCGTCCGCCCCCATCCTCACGCTGGGCGTGCTGACGTACATCACCTCCTGGAACGACTACTTCTGGCCGCTGATGGTCTCCTACAGCGACAGTTCGCGCGTGCTCACCGTGGCACTGGCCATCTTCCGGGCACAGACCCCGCAGAGCGGTTACGACTGGTCCGGCCTGATGGCGGCCACGCTCATCGCCGCGCTGCCGATGCTCGTGCTCTTCGGCTTCTTCGCACGCCGCATCGTCAGCACCATCAGCTTCACCGGCATCAAGTAA
- a CDS encoding carbohydrate ABC transporter permease, whose protein sequence is MTVASSPPSRLPVRDIEGTQPKPRTREKRERDGGGRGDGALAALFIAPAMLGFLVFLLWPTLRGIYLSFTRFNLLTPAEWVGLDNYVRMVKDPIFWDSLTVTVEYVFINIGIQTVSALAIAVLLQRLTQSAILRGIVLTPYLMSNVVAGIVWLWMLDTQLGIGNEIIAGLGFDRIPFLADETWAIPTIAVINVWRHVGYTALLLFAGLQAIPNDMYEAAKVDGASEWRMFWRITMPLLRPVLAVVLIMTVIGSFQVFDTVAVTTAGGPANATNVLQYYIYGAAFGRFQFGYASAMSVALLVVLSAITFVQYRLTRAGQTDLG, encoded by the coding sequence ATGACCGTCGCCTCCAGCCCTCCGTCGCGTCTGCCAGTGCGCGACATCGAGGGGACACAGCCGAAGCCGAGAACCCGCGAGAAACGAGAACGTGACGGTGGCGGACGTGGTGACGGCGCCCTCGCGGCCCTGTTCATCGCTCCGGCCATGCTGGGCTTCCTGGTCTTCCTGCTGTGGCCGACGCTGCGGGGCATCTATCTCAGCTTCACCCGCTTCAATCTGCTGACTCCGGCGGAGTGGGTGGGCCTCGACAACTACGTCCGCATGGTCAAGGACCCCATCTTCTGGGACTCGTTGACGGTCACCGTCGAGTACGTCTTCATCAACATCGGCATCCAGACGGTCTCGGCGCTCGCCATCGCCGTGCTGCTCCAGCGGCTGACCCAGTCGGCGATACTCCGCGGGATCGTCCTCACGCCGTATCTGATGTCGAACGTCGTCGCCGGCATCGTCTGGCTCTGGATGCTCGACACGCAGCTCGGCATCGGCAACGAGATCATCGCCGGGCTCGGCTTCGACCGGATCCCCTTCCTCGCGGACGAGACCTGGGCGATTCCCACGATCGCCGTGATCAACGTCTGGCGGCATGTCGGCTACACCGCCCTGCTGCTCTTCGCCGGGCTGCAGGCCATCCCGAACGACATGTACGAGGCGGCCAAGGTGGACGGCGCCAGCGAGTGGCGGATGTTCTGGCGGATCACCATGCCGCTGTTGCGGCCGGTCCTCGCGGTCGTCCTGATCATGACGGTGATCGGTTCGTTCCAGGTGTTCGACACGGTCGCGGTGACCACCGCGGGCGGTCCGGCCAACGCGACCAACGTCCTGCAGTACTACATCTACGGCGCCGCCTTCGGCCGCTTCCAGTTCGGCTACGCGTCGGCGATGTCCGTGGCCCTGCTCGTGGTGCTGAGCGCGATCACCTTTGTCCAGTACCGGCTCACCCGGGCCGGCCAGACCGACCTCGGCTGA
- a CDS encoding ROK family transcriptional regulator: MTTRAASWLPLSPGERAVAIEVLTHGPLSRSDIARRLDLSAGSLTRLTKPLIESGLLIEVPEGSSLPEVRQGRPSQPLDIVAESRTFAGFKITQDMVYGVVTTLKSDIVARLDLPLTSNDPAHVVDVLGELTGAFAHDFPGLAGIGIGLGGRASDRSVVDESAFLGWRDVPLARLVEERTGLPVVVDNDVAALVEAERWFGAGRGLERFAVLTIGAGIGYGLVSGGRRVATAEDGLGVGRFWIVNSNGPLTPDGERGSAISLLTIPSIRYQIRAATGRDITYDEILALAAEGEPMAARVVGEAARALGTLVAQIANFAIPQKIVLAGEGVGLVDVAGPAVEEAILANRHPHAEPVNLETKVSDFHDWARGGAVLAIQVLVLGAGAA; this comes from the coding sequence GTGACCACACGTGCTGCCAGCTGGCTGCCGCTCAGTCCCGGTGAGCGTGCCGTCGCCATCGAGGTGCTGACGCACGGCCCCCTGTCGCGCAGCGACATCGCCCGCCGGCTCGACCTCTCCGCGGGCAGCCTCACCCGCCTGACGAAGCCGCTCATAGAGTCGGGTCTGCTGATCGAGGTCCCCGAGGGCTCCTCGCTTCCCGAGGTGCGCCAGGGCCGCCCGTCCCAGCCCCTCGACATCGTCGCCGAGTCCCGCACCTTCGCCGGGTTCAAGATCACCCAGGACATGGTCTACGGCGTCGTCACCACCCTCAAGAGCGATATCGTCGCCCGCCTCGACCTGCCCCTCACCAGCAACGACCCGGCCCATGTCGTGGACGTGCTGGGGGAGCTGACCGGCGCGTTCGCACATGACTTCCCCGGCCTCGCCGGGATCGGGATCGGCCTGGGCGGCCGTGCCTCGGACCGGTCCGTCGTCGACGAGTCGGCCTTCCTCGGCTGGCGCGACGTCCCGCTGGCTCGGCTCGTCGAGGAGCGCACCGGGCTGCCAGTCGTCGTCGACAACGACGTGGCCGCGCTCGTCGAGGCCGAGCGGTGGTTCGGCGCGGGCCGGGGCCTGGAGCGGTTCGCGGTGCTCACCATCGGCGCGGGAATCGGCTACGGACTGGTGAGCGGCGGCAGGCGGGTCGCCACCGCCGAGGACGGCCTGGGCGTCGGCCGCTTCTGGATCGTGAACTCCAACGGCCCGCTCACCCCCGACGGCGAGCGCGGCAGCGCCATCTCCCTGCTGACCATCCCCAGCATCCGCTACCAGATCCGCGCCGCCACCGGCCGCGACATCACGTACGACGAGATCCTCGCCCTGGCCGCCGAGGGTGAGCCCATGGCGGCCCGCGTCGTCGGCGAGGCGGCCCGCGCCCTGGGCACCCTCGTCGCGCAGATCGCCAACTTCGCCATCCCCCAGAAGATCGTCCTGGCCGGCGAGGGCGTGGGACTGGTCGACGTGGCGGGACCGGCCGTCGAGGAGGCCATCCTCGCCAACCGCCATCCGCACGCGGAGCCGGTCAACCTGGAGACCAAGGTGTCCGACTTCCACGACTGGGCGCGGGGCGGCGCCGTACTGGCGATCCAGGTGCTCGTCCTCGGCGCGGGAGCGGCCTGA
- a CDS encoding carbohydrate ABC transporter permease translates to MNTATRSERWSGYALLTVMAIAVVIPFLSVFLASLQPAGTPVVGLTWPERWSWDNYEQAWSVAGFSDLIRHSLTIAVGVVPASLVLAALAGYALGTMKLPGGNAVAAFFIAGLTIPVELIVVPLYFDLRGLGLTNSYLGVILVEIALFMPFSVFWMRTHFQSTPPSLVEAARIDGASSGTILVRILLPLARPSLMTLGLLVFMWSWNQFLLVLVLIQDTTKHTAPAGLGFFVGQNSTDIPTLAAGTIIVMLPILILFVIFQRSFIAGLLQGAMKG, encoded by the coding sequence ATGAACACCGCCACCCGCTCGGAACGCTGGTCGGGTTACGCGCTGCTGACGGTCATGGCGATCGCCGTCGTGATCCCGTTCCTCAGTGTCTTCCTCGCCTCACTGCAGCCCGCGGGCACGCCGGTGGTGGGACTGACCTGGCCGGAGCGGTGGAGCTGGGACAACTACGAGCAGGCGTGGTCGGTGGCCGGGTTCTCCGACCTGATCCGGCACAGCCTCACCATCGCGGTCGGTGTGGTCCCCGCCTCCCTGGTCCTGGCGGCACTGGCGGGCTACGCGCTCGGCACGATGAAGCTCCCCGGCGGCAACGCGGTCGCGGCCTTCTTCATCGCCGGGCTCACCATCCCGGTCGAACTGATCGTGGTTCCGCTCTACTTCGACCTGCGGGGTCTCGGTCTGACCAACTCGTATCTGGGTGTGATCCTGGTGGAGATCGCGCTGTTCATGCCGTTCAGCGTGTTCTGGATGCGCACGCATTTCCAGTCGACCCCGCCGTCGCTGGTGGAGGCGGCCCGGATCGACGGAGCCTCGTCGGGCACGATCCTGGTGAGGATTCTGCTTCCGCTGGCCCGGCCGTCCCTGATGACGCTCGGTCTGCTGGTCTTCATGTGGTCGTGGAACCAGTTCCTGCTGGTGCTGGTGCTCATCCAGGACACGACCAAGCACACCGCGCCCGCGGGTCTCGGCTTCTTCGTCGGTCAGAACAGCACGGACATCCCCACGCTGGCGGCGGGGACGATCATCGTGATGCTGCCGATCCTGATCCTCTTCGTGATCTTCCAGCGCAGCTTCATCGCGGGCCTGCTCCAGGGGGCGATGAAGGGCTGA